Proteins from a genomic interval of Oceanispirochaeta crateris:
- a CDS encoding NifU family protein has protein sequence MLTEKVKKALEDVRPSLQADGGDIELVEVKEDGTVMVKLQGACAGCPMSQMTLKQGVETYLKKQIPEVKSVESV, from the coding sequence ATGTTAACAGAAAAAGTTAAAAAAGCTCTGGAAGATGTAAGACCCTCACTTCAAGCTGACGGTGGAGATATAGAATTGGTAGAAGTCAAAGAAGACGGAACCGTTATGGTCAAGCTTCAAGGGGCCTGTGCAGGATGTCCAATGTCTCAGATGACTCTCAAGCAAGGTGTTGAAACCTATCTCAAAAAACAGATTCCTGAAGTTAAATCAGTAGAGTCAGTTTAA